In Pseudomonas sp. P5_109, the genomic window TTGAAAGAACGCTCGCTGCCGATTGCCACCGCGTTACTGCCGCGATCCAGGGCAAAGCGCTGCATGCGCGTGGCGGCCACCTGGAACGCTGCCGGGGCGTTCGACGCCTGTGTCTCTGCCTTGGGCGGCGTGGCACCGGCCAGGGCTTCGGCGAACTGGCCGACACCGCCTTCGACCAGCAGGCGCCGGGTCAGCTTGACCAGATCCATTGCCGTGATGTCCCGGACCCAATCACCCTGACACTGTGGCGGCAAACCCTGGGTGCGACGTTCGCTCAAGGAGCGGTTGTACCCCGCCACATAGCCTTCAACCAGTTCACGCACCTCCGGGGTCTGGGCCTGCCAGAAACCGGCGACGGCCTGCGGGGTGTTCAGCCAGGTCAAAAACACATCGCTGACCAGATTCTCACGCTCTTCAACGGTGAACTGATCCGGTCCGAAATAGCGCGAACGTTCGCCGTTCACCGTGGTGATCTCGTTGGCCAGCAGGCACAGGTTGTCCTGGGCGTAGGCATAGCCGATGCCGTAGCCGAGCCCGCGCTCGTCGGCGGCGCGGATGTGCGGCACGCCAAAACTGGTTCGGCGGATGTCGGCGGATGTCTGCGCAGGCGCAGTGCTTGCGCTCGCCGCAAGGCTCAACCCCAGAGTCAAACCCGCCAGGCTCAACCTGGTTAACTGGCTGGAAATAATCACGCTCGCTCCTGATCGAAAAAATCATGGCCACCGTTGCGCGTACCCACGCGCGCGGTGCCTCCCTTTAGGGACGAAGCTCACGGCAAAAATTTAGCGGCTTTATTTTCAGCGTGGACATGGCCCTTGCAGGAACTGGCTTGCTGGCGATGGTCGTGAACGATGACGCGTATGAACCGGATAAACGCGGCGCACTTGAGGCCATCGCCGGCAAGCCGGCTCCTACAGTTTGGCGTTCACATCATTTCCACCCGGACGCCAGCGATGGTCGTTAACGATAACGCGTGTGAACCGGATAAACGCGGCGTATTTGAGGCCATCGCCGGCAAGCCGGCTCCTACAACTACCCGGGAAGTACGCGGTCCCTTGTAGGAGCTGGCTTGCCAGCGATGGTCGTTAACGATAACGCGCGTGAACCGGATAAACGCGGCGTATTTGAGGCCATCGCCAGCAAGCCGGCTCCTACAGTTTCTCGGGATTGCGTGAAGAACCAAAATTTAGCGGTTAGCGCACGTTGGCGTGCGAACTGACAGGTTGATCACACGACGGCGACAAAATTTCTACATTTGAGCCTTCATGATTTGGGTGGCTCATACGTCTAGTCATGTAAGAGCGCCCACTTTTTTCCTGATCAGGCTCTGAAAAGGAGTTTTGCAATGTACAACTCGCAACTGCCAACGGACGGTAGCAACGCGCCAAAGGGTACTTCCATGGGAGTCGGCGTATTCGAGCCGCGTAGCGATCGCCACGGCAACGAGCGGATCAGAATCCTGCTCAAGAGCTATGGCCTGCGTACCAGTCTGATTCGCCTGAAAGTCATCGATGCCCTGCTGACGGCCGCCGAAAGCGACCGCAGCCTTGGTGTGCGTGGTGTGCACAGCCAATTGCTGGACCTTGACATTCCGCTGTCTTTTCTCAGCGTGCGTGAAGTGCTAAAGCGCTTGTGTAGCGAAGGCGTGATTGTGCTCAACCCGGACAAAAGCTACAGCCTGCATCCACAGGCTGCCGCCATCCTGCGCAACCAGTGATCCAATGATCAGGGCTTGACCTTGCGGCGCATCACACCATTGACGACCACCACGATCACCGCCACGCCAATGGCGATGTACTGGAACATCTTTTCGCTGATGACGCCGGTATTCTGCAACCAGGAAAGGCCAAACATGATCCCCAGTACTACCAGGGAGATCAGAATCGAGTATTTCAAACGTTGCGACTGAGTCATTGCGGGTTCCTGAATCTGAAAATGTATCCGGTTTGTATCGACGCGCATGCCAAGCGCTTA contains:
- a CDS encoding fe2+ zn2+ uptake regulation protein; its protein translation is MYNSQLPTDGSNAPKGTSMGVGVFEPRSDRHGNERIRILLKSYGLRTSLIRLKVIDALLTAAESDRSLGVRGVHSQLLDLDIPLSFLSVREVLKRLCSEGVIVLNPDKSYSLHPQAAAILRNQ